The DNA window agtgagctgagatcccctcattgcactccagcctgggaaacaagagcgaaactccttctcaaaaaataaaataaattaaaagaagaaagtgtgttcccctaaataagaaaaaaatgagtgttGTTGAGTGAAcatgtgagtgaatgagtgaatcagTGAATGcggagtgagtgaatgaatggactGAACAGGTGAGCAAAGTGAGAATGAACTGAGGCTTCCCCTCAAGTGCCAGACCTTTTCATCTACAGTTTCCCTGCACCTGTAGCCGCACCCACTCAGGGGAGGAGGCCCAGGAtgccttttttatggctgaccACACCCTGGCAGCCAGGCTGGCCAAAGTGCATTTTCTCAGAGTCCGGGCCAGGGGATCCCTGCTACTTCCGCCTCTCCATTGCCCTGCCCTACCCCACCCTTCCCCTGTTCTTGCAGAAAGACACACCAGCGTGCTGGGAAGACAGCATCAGCCTGGCAGCCAGGTGACCCAGGTCCGGTGCCAGGCCTGTGCCTGACTGGCCACGTGACTAGTGGTAAACATTTCACTTCCtaaggcctcagtttccctgtttgCTCCTTTAAGCAGTTTGGCCAAATCAGTGGTTCACGGTCTTGGCTGCACATTGAAATCAGCTGGGAACCTTTTGAATGTTCTGGGGCTCTGATTGCATCCAGACCAACTAAATCAGGCTCTTTATAGGGTGGGACCTGGGCATCCTCGGtttttaaagcttcccaggtgacTTCAATGCATACCACGTTTGAGAGCCGGTGGGCTACAATCTCCATAGCTGCCtccagctgtttttgttttgttttgttttgttttgttgttgtttgttttttttttttggtgtttttaaaattttatttatttatttatttattttgagatggagtcttgctctgtcaccaagactggagtgcaatggtgtgatctcggctcactgcaacatctgcctcccaggttcaagtgattctcctgtctcagcctcctgagtagctgggattataggcgcacgccaccacgcccagctaattttttgtattttagtagagacggggtttcaccaagttgcccaggctggtctcgaactcctaagctccagcaatccacccacctcagtctcccaaagtgctaggattactggcgtgagccaccacgcccagccagctcCCTCTAGTTTTTTGATGCTGAGGCCCACCCTGATGCCCCGTCTGTTTGCCCGTCTTTTATCATTGGAGGGTTAAATGAAATGTGAGCGTCACCCGAACATCTGGGTTCCTATCTGTGCACCTCCTCCTGTCTTCAGGCTGCCTTTGAGGCAGCAGCCTTACTGGGGACTTTGACCAGTCCCACCCATTCTTCACAGAACCTCCTGCTCCAGTCTCTGCCACCTCCATTTTGATGTCTAGAATCAGGGGATCCAGGATCATCAACAAGGTCATTTTCCCAGGTATGGAAGGgtctttctgcttctttcttgtCATGCACAGCTGCTAAGGAAGGGGCTGGGAGAAAAGACAGCGAAACGGGGAGGAAGATTCCATTCAAACCAAGAAACaaagtgtttggtttttcttacCCCTGATGAAGAAGCTACCAACCTTTTCCAAGGAGGTCCTGGCCTCCTTCTCAGGTCTGGCTGGGTGCCTGCTGTGCCTCTCAGGCCTCCCCTCTGAAGGGCACCATTCCCTTGGGTGAGTACTACTGGTTTGCACCATCTTCCAGTGGAGACAGCCTGAGAAGGGAGTCTGGAGCCTTGAACTTCAGTACCTTCCTTCACTGGCCTCACCCTGTGCAAATCATGCCACACACTGGAGCCTCCTTTTCcctgtctataaaataaaaatgaccctGCGCCATCTCACTGGGCTGGCAAGAACACACTGTTGTTGCCTTGCAGACAGGTGTGCTGAGGCTGTAGAAAGTGCTTTTTATTTGGTTGGGAGCTTGTGCATAAATGCGAGAGGGGCTGCACATCTGACGGACTACAGAGGTGACTCATGGCTGAACCGGAACAGGACATCGGGAAGAAGCCAGCAGGTGAGTCTGGGAGTCCTGTTCCCAACATGGTCCTCAAGGAGGATGGGGCAGAGGGCTAGGGAAGGCTGGGACAGGGGTGATGCTGTTTCCAGCAGTGCCCCGTGTCCTCCCCTACTCTGCCAGTGGGGTAGTGAAAAGCAGAGCAACTAGACCAAAGGTCCTTTCAGAAGGAAGCAAGTGTCTATAGcgacaataaataataatagcagccGGCAATTACTGGTGCTTACCACTGCTAGGAAGTTGTACCTTCTGTGTACTTTGTCATCGACGACTTAGAATCTGGTGAGGTAGGATGGTTAACCCCATTTTCAGATCAGAGAGGgtatgtaacttgcccaaggtatCAAATTTGCCAAGTGGCAGAGGAATTCAGACCCAAATCTGCCTGAGTGCAAAGGGCATGCTTTGTGACCTCTATGAGACCCTGTCCATTCACAGAGCTGGACACTGATCACAGAATAAAATGCTTTCAAACCTAGTGGAGGGGGCAGGGAAAGTTCTCGGGCTGTGTGTTGGGTGAGTTAGCAGTGAGGCAGGAAGGCCTCGTTTCAGGTCAGGTACTGGTATCTGTATCAGGTATCGGTATCAGGTCAGGTACTGGCAGGTGGGCTGCGGCCCAGCTGCTACAGGGGCTGCCTGAGAAGGGGCCACAGCCCTGAGCCACCTCCAGGGTCCAGCACTGAAAGGCAAAGAGAAGACTGCAGATCCCCGCTCACTAGGGGAGGGGAAATTATTCCTGTCCTGGGAAGGGGCTGAGTTGGGCAGGAGCGTGTCATCTCCTTGGAGGCATTTGGCAGGGTGGCACAAACAGGGCTGACTTCATAAGGCTATAATCAGTGCAGTTGCCCAGGGTCTTGCATTCAGAAAGGCCCTGGCTTGGGGTTCAACATTCTGTGGTTGTTGACTTGAAATGTGTCATAATTTTAGCCTTGAACTTGTTTTGTGAGTGGAGTCAGATGGGACAATGGAGCATGTGCCAGGGTTGGGAGTTGGAGCCTCAGCTCATGTGTATGGTCTCCACACCCAGACCAGCCCCACCACTGCTGTAACCCTCTGTCAGAGTCCCTCATTTCCGCTGTCACCTTTGCCCAGGCAAAACAAGGATCAGAAGTTACAGGAGTGGCAGGCAGCCCTGGACACTCTCACCCACCCCCATCCAGCTAGTTGGCGCGTTCCAGTGGGGAGGTCGCAATACCTTGGGCGTCACCCATTTGCCCTGGGTTACAGCAGCGGCTATGAGAAGGGGAAATTGgtttcctcttcattttccttttgcacTCGGCTCTGCAAATTATGTAGTTGGCCCTGGTCACATCCATGTCTGGCCATTTACCAACCTGAACAAATTACTTCCCCTTTCAGCCTCAATTTTCCtgtctgaaaatgaaaataataatgtccATACCCCACAAGATTCTTTTGGGGACAGTGaggattttctcttttccagaatGCAAGTCTGATTATGACAGCTCTCTGCTAAAAACTAGAATGGCCTGGTGGTGTTTTAAGACAAAGACCAAAACCTTTCGTCTAGACCAATGCTGCCCAATAGAAATGTAACGCAagtcacatatgtaatttaaaattgctggccgggtgcggtggttcaagcctgtaatcccagcactttgggaggccaagacgggtggatcacgaggtcaggagatcaagaccatcctgtctaacacagtgaaaccccttctctactaaaaaatacaaaaaactagctgggcgaggtggcgggtgcctgtagtcccagctactcgggaggctgaggcaggagaatggcctgaacctgggaggcggagctaggagtgagctgagatctggccactgcactccagcctgggggacagagccagactccgtctcaaaaaacaaataaaataaaataaaataaaattgctagtAGCCacgttttaaaaagtaaaaacaggtgaaagtaattttaataatatactttGCCCACTATATACAAATCATTATATCAACATATAAGTATGAAAATTTTttattgcctccaaaatccagGGTATATTTTACCTTATTGCGTATCTTATCTCATGTGACAAGGAGCTACGTAATTGGACTAACTGGCCCCTGCCAGCCTGTCTGACACTCAGTCCCCCTATGCTCTCTGCCCTGCAGCCATCCTGAACTCTCCACAGGGTCCTGTGAAAAGCTCTTCACCTCCTCTGCCCTCTGGATCTAGTTAAGCCTATTCATCCTTCAGATGTCAGCTCCAATAATCAACCTTCACGGAGGCCTCCCTTGACCCCTAACATGCTTTCAAAGTATTGTGTATTTCACATTCATCATGCCCCCCCACAACTGTGATTTCCCATTTATTAACATCTGTCTCTTCTACTAACCTGCAAACTCCAGGAGGACAGAGACATCTTTGggatttttgaatattatttcCCCAGGccttagcccagtgcctggtgcAAAGCAGGCTTTCAACATGTTCAGTGGATattgtgagaaagaaagaagtacgCAAAAGGCCTGGCATATGCAAAGCGCTTTAAATATtcactcctttcccttccctctgggTGAGAAAATTTCTCCTTATAAAGGCACCCTCCTCACTGTGTATCTCTGCTAGAGAACTGAAGACATAAAGCACTCTGTGCCAAAAATATTTAAGTAGAAACTTGAGCTAAGCACAgagattataaatatttcttcccCAGATTACGcaccatttaaaaatactgtctCAGCTCCTTTTCATGATTTGGGTGGTGATTAAAGAAAATTACTCTTCAAGACTGAAAGTCATTACTGCCCTTTTCCTGACTTGCCTTTTCCCTTGAGAAGGGGAGGATAAGCTGCAGGGCAGGAAATGGAAGTGGGGCGTCCTTGTCCTTTGTCTGGCAGACAGCCAACTGGTGAGGTACTGCTCCTTCTCCGCTCTCTCCTGATTCTTTCGCCAGTGAATATAAACAACAAGGCACAAATCCACACTTGCCAACGGATCCAAGTGATAACAGGAAACCCAACGACATCTGTCTAGGTGAAGACTCAGCCCCTACGTGACCATGTAGCAAAGCCAAACTGACATTCTGGTTTCCATTTGGACTTTTAGTTCATACTGTATCGTCTCAGTGACAGTTAAGTTGGAATACAATGCCACTGTCCTAAAAGATGCTAGAATTGTCCTATTTCTGGAGGAGTGGGGGTGGTGGGTAGGAATCTCAAGAGCTATTTGCTCCTCTGCACAGTAGCTTCTTTAAGGACACCAGGGCCCCCAGGGCTATACATTTCCCTGAAGCTTACCAGATAAGGTATGGGCGCCTGCTATGTATTGCCCAAGGGTGATGTGTTTAAATAtccattgcatattttaaatcCTTGGCTGGCTTAAAGCTGCAAGCTTTCTGTTTTCAGTGGATATAATGGGGGCATACATCCTGGAGCTTGCCCAACACTCCAAGAAAAGAAGCCTCAGCTAATGCAAAGTGTGTATGTGCCCGTGAAAGCTCCATGTCTACTTAACATTCAGTTTTTAGGATTATTTATGCCATAATAATAGATATGAAAATCTCTAACAggtattttgtttcctttacaaATTGTATTTGAATTTATGGGTGATTTAGAGCTTGTGCTTAAAGTCAGAATTCAGAACCCCAAAGAAAATGACTTCATTGAAATTGAACTGAAGAGGCAAGAACTGAGTTACCAAAACCTACTAAAAGTGAGTTGCTGTGAACTGGGGATTAACCCAGAACAAGTGGAGAAGATCAGAAAGCTACCAAACACACTGCTCAGAAAGGTAAGGGTTAAGAGTTTCTAAATGCAGAATCACAGTGGGTGACATCATGTTCTTGGAGCCAATCATTTACACTTTTGCATTTCATGACACCAGAAATCCTGGCTGCAGAATGGCCAAACATGGTAGCTAGGTCATTTTCAATCCGGCGCTTTTAAGATTTGCACATCTAATCCATAAACCTTTTGAAAACCTCTGAATGGTCCgatcacagtggctcacgccagtacaatcccagcactttgggaagccgaggtggggggatcacaaggtcagaagatggagaccatcctggccaacatggtgaaaccccgtctctactaaaagtacaaaaattagctgggcatggcagtgggtgcctgtaatcacagctactcaggaggctgaggcaggagaattgcttgaacccaggaggcggaggttgcggtgagtgagccgagatagcaccactgcactccagcctgatgacagagctagactctgtctcaaaaaaaaaacaaacctctgaATGACAAGTGACTCCCCAATTTAAGACTTTAGTTCAGTGCTTTTGGCTCTACCGATCTCTGCAAAACCGACTGGTTAACATAAAATGACATAGTCCtcaggaaagaaaacacaaacccGTCCTTGTTTGCTTAGCAAAGCGTGGGTTTGCTAAGCATTtgaaatattagcaaacaaaaattgttttgcatttttatatatttcccaGATTCAAAATACagatcttaatttttaattttggaaaggaaatcttatttctttgaaaatttttctttaaagcttTCAAAATTCCtttggcattttttattttttatttttttgagacagggtctcactctgccacccacaATGGaacgcaatggcatgatcatagctcactgcagcctcgaaatcctcggctcaagtgatcctcccatcttagcctccagagtagctggtactacagggacACACAACCACGCtccgttaatttttttttttttagaaatgggtcttgctatattgcccagtctgtTCTCAAACCCCTGGTCTCACCCTCCTaagtactgggataacaggtggTGAGCTGCTGTGCCTTTGGCAATTCTTACTGGTGTCTTGGCTGATAGTGTATATTCCTTGTAAACATGTCAAGGGATGATCATGCCTTCCAGATACCTTAACAACAAAAatctgctgggtgtggtgtctcatgcctgtaatcccaccactttgggagtctgaggtgggtggattccttgagctcaggaatttgagaccagcctgggcaacatggtgaaaccctgtctctacaaaaaaatacaaaaattagctgggtgtggtagacttgggaggctgcagtggaagtggaaggactgcttgagcccaggaggctgaagctgcagtgagctgtgactgtgccactatactccaggctgggtgacagagcaagaccctgtctcaaaaacaaaaaacaaaaaacgaaaaaaccaAAACACCAGAACTGTCTTATagggaccgggcgcagtggctcacacctgtaatcccagtattttgggaggccgaggtgggcggatcacctgaaatcaggagttcaagatcagcctggccaacatggtgaaacctctctactaaaaatacaaaaattagctgggcatgatggcgtgtgtctgaatcccagctactcaggaggctgaggttgcagtgagcaagtgaggcaggagaatcacttgaacccaggaggcagaggttgcagtgagccgagattgcatcattgcactccagcctgggtgacaagagcaagactccgtctcaaaagaaaaaaaaatatgggttCAGAACCCAAGATGCTGaacaatattaatattaagcCTTTCTCTTACATTCAAATTTATTAAGTATGATATAATTTCTTTTCCACATTAAGGATAACGACATTCGAAGACTGCAGGACTTTCAGGAAGTGGAactcattttaatgaaaaatggaAGCTCCGGATTGACAGAATATATACCATCTCTGACAGAAAGGCCCTGCTATAATAGCAAAGCTGCAAAAATGACTTACTAAATAATCCCAggaatggctgggcgtggtggctcatgcctgtaatctcagcactttaggaagccaaggtgggcagatcacctgaggtcaggagttctagaccagcctggctaacaatatagtgaaaccccatctctactaaaaaaaatacaaaaattagctaggtgtggtggcacacacctgtagtcccagctacatgggaaggtgaggcaggagaatcgcctgaacccgggaggcagaggttgcagtgagctgagactgcgccactgcactccagcctggcaacagagcaagactcttttgaaataaataaataaatgaataatcgATCCTAGGAATCAAAAACTGAAAtcattatttcataaataatgaAGTCTGGATGCATATACCAATTTGCCTAACTTCATGTTTGAACTGTGAGAAATTACTATGTTTCCTCATCTCCTATTTCTCTGGGCTAGGAGAAGAGCTAAGTTCAGGGTTTTGACAAACAGCTATAAAAAACATCGCAAGGTATAATATTTACAACAAGGGCAGTTTATTTTGTAGAGTTGTGCACCAATCCTGATGAGTATAGGTGTGCTTTATGAGATTCAGTCAGGACAAATGGCCAGGGTCTCTTCATGTGAACCCACATGGGCAGGGTGAgctaatggtgctgggaaagccaGGACCCACTTGGCAACACAAGTTCTAttagtgttcctttttttttttttttttttaagacagagtttcactctgttgcccaccctggagtgtaatggcatgatcttggctcactgcaacctctgcctcctgggttcaagcgattctcatgcctcagcctcccgagtagctggaattacaggcatgaaccaccatgcctggctaatttttgtatttttagtagagatggggtttcaccatgttgcccaggctggtcttgaacttctgacctaaggtgatccacccacctcagcctcccaaagtactgggattacaagtgtgagccactgtgctcaggcCCCactaacttttttacttttttttttttttttttttttgagacagagtcttgctctgtcatccaggctggagtgcagtggcgtgatctcggctcacggcaacctctgcctccttggttcaagtgattctcctgcctcagtctcctgaattgctgggactataggcatgtgccaccacacccagctaatttttgtatttttagtggagatggggtttcaccatgttggccaggatggcctcgaacaGACCCCAAGTgagctctcagcctcccaaagtgctgggattacaggtgtaagccactgtgcccagccaattgtCCTCATTTTTAAACGCGTCCCATACTATCACTTCCTGTTTACACCTTTTTAAATTCATCTACAAAATGGCATGATTTCTGAGTTGAGTaaataatgcctttttttttttttttgagatggagtctcactctgtcaccctggctggagtgcaatggcacgatcttggctcactgcaatctccacctcccgggttcaggcaattctcctgcctcagcctcccaagtggctgggattacaggcatgctccacaatgcctggctaactttggtatttttagtagagacgaggttcgccatgttggccaggttggtctcgaactcctcacctccagtgatctgcctgcctcggcctcctaaagtgctgggattacaggtgtgagccaccgcatctgtccaagtatgttttaaattttattttttaagacgaggtcttggccaggcacagtggctcacatcggTAATTctagttgctcaggaggctgaggcaagagaatcgcttgaacttggaaagtagaggttgtaatgagcctagatcacgtcactgcactccagcctgggagacagagtgagtctccgtttcaaaaaacaaaaaaaaggacaaggtctcactatgttggccaggctggtctggaactcctgggctcaagtgatcctcccacctcggcctcccagagtgctaggattacagatatggccactatgcccagccaataacAATTAACACCTTTGAGGCCATTTTTAACATACCACTTACAGAGTAGGTGAGGCACAGCCCACACCACTGGTCTGTTAAATAAACTGAAACACCAGCTGGTGCCCTCACATACGTCTAAAGTGAGCTGTCATCACATCCCATGCTACGTTCCCCCCTAACACACTCCCTAGGATCCTTCCAGGTCAGCTTCCTTGCCAAATTCTAGTTAATAACTCTGCTGGCACCTTGTACAGGCTCACGCAATGGCTTGACCCTATCTACCCACTTTtattcacacacaccacactgtcACTTTACATACCTGTTCCTCCTAGACCATGAAGTCATCTCTAATCCTTGTGGGAGAGGTATACATAAAATACCAAAACTCCTTATGGCCAAAGCATAATGTCTTACTTGCTTCCCAGCACATGCCGTCAGGCACCGTTCCTTCAACTCCACTTTCTCAGTAGTTCAACTTTGATGAAGGGCAGTGGACACATAGGCAGCATATCAAGATTTATCTTACCCAATTgttcaaaacagagaaaaatggttCCAATAATAATAAGTGTGTCCTGTTTCATTCAGAAAATGTCATTTGAGACCATCTGCAACTTGCTCATTATTTGAGGCCTCCGGGAACAAGGTGACAGAAGCACTTCAGCAGAGTGCAGCTCAGCTTctaaactgcatttttttttttttttttttttttttttttaactttgaggccaggcacagtggctcatgcctgtaatcccaggagttcgagtttAGCCTaagcaacgtagcaagaccctatctcttaaaagaaaaaaaaacaaaaaactttgggGGCGCAtatcactgtcacccaggctggagtgcggcggcatgatctcggctcactgtgcaACCTGTcttgcaggttcaagtgattctcatgcctcagccacccaagtagatgggattacaggcacgcatcaccatgcccagctaattttttaaaaaaaattttgacaaagttttgtcatgttggccaggctggtctcaaactcctggcttcatgtgatgtgcctgcttcagtttcccaaagtgctgaaattacaggtgtgagccaacacgcccggccaAAACTCATTTTCTATAACACAAGTAAGTCTTAAGGCTGCAGATAATcagtaaaacaaaatttgaaaagctTCAAGAGTAATTTGATTAGTCTTCATCTCATGCATTGATTATAAAAAACTAATCCCTGAGTAAGGTGCAATTccactgattttatttatttatttagagacagagtcttactgtgtcaccgaggctggagtgcagtggcgcgatcttggctcactgcaacctctgcctcctgggttcaagtgattctcctgcctgtctcccaagcagctgggactacaggggcccgccaccatgcccagtaattttttctttttttttttttgtattttcagtagagatggggttccactatgttgaccagactggtcttgaactcctgacttcgtgatccacccacctcagcctcccaaagtgctgggattacaagcgtgagccaccgcacctggccaattccaCCGATTTTTAAAATGGCCTTAAAAGTGAAATTAATCAGGTACCAAAATGCCATCCTGAGAAGTCCCAGAACTATTTAGGCTGAAATATGAAATGACCTAGAATTCTTAGTTGTTCATAACCTCTGTGCACTTTTAATAGGGTGATTAGTAACTCATAGGCCTACCCCTTTCCACTCTCCTTTCAGAAGTCCTACGTACAAGGCACAGCCCTGAGGGTGCCACTGCTGCAGTGAGGACAGATTCCATAGTGGAGGGGCTGAAGCTGCACCTTGGTGTATCCAAAGGTATCAGTTACTCCACAGCACATAGGAACACTCAGGGATGTGTGTTGGACGAACTCACAACCAAGCCCTATGCTCATACTGAGGGGATCCAAGTTTTACCTGGGGCATAGTTGAGGGGTAACAGGGCTACTGTGAACTGACATAGGGCCTTAGTTATATGAGCCTTATGAATCTGCAAGTGCAATTCAAATTTCCATcactttcctctttttatttatttttttgagacggagtctcactcttgtctcccaggctggagtgcagtggccggatctcagctcactgcaagctccgcctcccgagtttacgccattctcctgcctcagcctccggagtagctgggactacaggcccccggcacctcgcccggctagttttttgtatttttagtagagatggggtttcactgggttagccaggatggtctcgatctcctgacctcgtgatccgcccgtctcggcctcccaaagtgctgggattacaggcttgagccaccgcgcccggcccctctttTTAAAGAGTAAACATTTTTGTGTTCACGGTACCCCTACTAAAATTAGAACAAGGCCAAAGCAGCAGCCTCTCTGAAGTGACAATCTAACTTGGGCCAGGGAAAGGAGTACAGCACAGTCCAGCAGTTTTCCTTCCCAGAATGGCATAAATCTGAGAAAAGCTTCTTTGGAAGCTGCTTAGACAGGAAAACAAAAGCATCAGCTCCCTGGCTGGCAGACAAGTAGAAATTATGTTAAGATGAAAATAAGATATCACACAGAAAACATACATGTAGGTCttgtttctagcttttttttttgagatagagtcttgctcttgtcgccatTTCTAGCTTTTTAAGAACTACAATTAAGACCTCAATTtgaagactgggcacagtggctcagtctaatcccagcactttgggaggccggggtgggcctgatcatttgaggtcaggagtttgagaccagcctggacaacatggtgaaaccctgtctctactgaaaatacaaaaaaaaagagccaagtgTGGTTGCACGcacctgtaatcaatcccagctacttgagaggctgaggcatgagaatggcttgaaccctgggggcagaggttgcagtgagctgagctcgtgccaccacactccagcctgggtgacaagagtgagaccctgtctcaaacaaaataaaaccttaaatTGTGCACTCAAGAAACAGTATCTTTAAATTTGTCATtcactgatggttttataaaatacACTAGAGCTTATATATCTATTAGTAACTACCTGCACCAAgactttttcccattctttttaaattttattaagaaatatcGTACATACAAAAGCACATAAACATacagcttaaaaaagaaaatgcccacAGGGCTTCAGAAACAGACCCTTGCCAGTTCCTCTGAAGACCCCTCTCTGCCCTCATGATCACCTCTCCCTCCGTCAGAACGGCTAACATTAAATGTTGTcttaattgtttccttttatcATGTATTTGACAGCCTGTTTTTGACTTTCAACGAAATGGAACCACAGTGATGTATTCTTCTGACTTGCTTTTTTTGATCCTTCTGTTGTTGAGTTTTGTCCATGTTCACATACAGAGCTGCAGTTCAGTTTCACTTCTGTGGAATTCCACTGTTGGAATATACCCACAGTATTTATCCAACGCACTGCTGGTGGACACTTAGGGTCTTCCcaggttttttcttcttttcttcctattacACGCAATGCTTAAATCCATCCCCTGGTACACATGTGTAAGAGTTTCTCTAGGGTATGTATCCGAGAGTGAATGGCTATGAGAGGTTATGGCACACCCACTTATGCCAAATTGTTTCCCGTTTCCCAAAGTTGTTGTTCCTAAACATTCTTAAATCTGTTGACAAATGACCTATTTGGGATGGCTGAGGGGAGGAAATAGATCAGCTACAAaactcttgaatttttaaaatagtaaattcaaAATTCTGATAcaacaatgaaaaatacatttacttcTCTGCTTTGGCTTACttgaaatgtactttttaaaactacAGGTTCAA is part of the Chlorocebus sabaeus isolate Y175 chromosome 16, mChlSab1.0.hap1, whole genome shotgun sequence genome and encodes:
- the ANKRD40CL gene encoding putative ANKRD40 C-terminal-like protein isoform X1 → MAEPEQDIGKKPAGDEYKQQGTNPHLPTDPSDNRKPNDICLVRIQNPKENDFIEIELKRQELSYQNLLKVSCCELGINPEQVEKIRKLPNTLLRKDNDIRRLQDFQEVELILMKNGSSGLTEYIPSLTERPCYNSKAAKMTY
- the ANKRD40CL gene encoding putative ANKRD40 C-terminal-like protein isoform X2, with the protein product MAEPEQDIGKKPAVRIQNPKENDFIEIELKRQELSYQNLLKVSCCELGINPEQVEKIRKLPNTLLRKDNDIRRLQDFQEVELILMKNGSSGLTEYIPSLTERPCYNSKAAKMTY